One genomic segment of Canis lupus baileyi chromosome 33, mCanLup2.hap1, whole genome shotgun sequence includes these proteins:
- the PIGY gene encoding phosphatidylinositol N-acetylglucosaminyltransferase subunit Y, producing MFLSLPTLTVLIPLVSLAGLFYSASVEENFPQGCTSTTSLCFYSLLLPVTIPVYVFFHLWTWMGIKLFRHN from the coding sequence ATGTTTCTGTCTCTTCCTACGTTGACTGTCCTTATTCCATTGGTCTCTTTAGCAGGACTGTTCTACTCAGCTTCTGTGGAGGAAAACTTTCCACAGGGCTGCACTAGCACAACCAGCCTGTGCTTTTACAGTCTCCTCCTGCCAGTTACCATACCAGTTTATGTGTTCTTCCACCTTTGGACCTGGATGGGTATTAAACTCTTCAGGCATAATTAA
- the PYURF gene encoding protein preY, mitochondrial: protein MLSGACGRLASALRGPRGPSFAVARRRLHASGSRRPSDKSERTGGPPRAFDPALLEFLVCPLSKKPLRYEASTNELINEELGIAYPIIDGIPNMIPQAARMTHQNKKQEETEQH, encoded by the exons ATGCTGAGCGGAGCGTGCGGCCGGCTCGCCTCAGCACTGCGGGGGCCGCGCGGGCCGTCGTTCGCGGTCGCCCGCAGGCGCCTTCACGCGTCGGGGTCGCGGCGGCCCTCAGACAAGAGCGAGAGGACGGGAGGCCCGCCCCGCGCCTTCGACCCGGCGCTGCTCGAGTTCCTGGTGTGCCCGCTCTCCAAGAAGCCGCTCAG aTATGAAGCATCGACAAATGAATTGATTAATGAAGAGTTGGGAATAGCCTATCCAATTATTGATGGGATTCCTAATATGATACCACAGGCAGCTAGGATGACACATCAGAATAAGAAGCAAGAAGAAACGGAGCAGCACTAG